A genomic segment from Chitinophaga flava encodes:
- a CDS encoding LytR/AlgR family response regulator transcription factor produces MSNIKAAIVDDEVRNIHILRNILENYCKDVTVVGEAQNINEAAEMIKNNPIDVLFLDIEMPPHNGFQLLEMFPVLNFEVIFITAFQEYALQAIKFAALDYLLKPIKVSEVEDALEKVKKSKKGRLNELASILKDYVKNNDNAFSKIVIPVNDGYNVIDLKDIIYCEAFDSYTKIQLINNVSHLISKSLKEYEEMLSDKGFYRVHKSFLINIHHIVKIIKGLGTAVVMSDQKNIPISSRKKDEFFTQLKGVINL; encoded by the coding sequence ATGAGTAATATAAAAGCTGCCATTGTAGACGATGAAGTCCGCAACATTCATATTTTGCGCAATATTTTGGAAAACTACTGTAAAGATGTTACGGTAGTTGGAGAAGCGCAGAATATTAATGAGGCGGCAGAAATGATTAAAAATAACCCCATTGATGTGCTGTTCCTGGATATTGAAATGCCTCCGCACAATGGGTTTCAGTTATTGGAAATGTTCCCTGTACTGAATTTTGAGGTCATTTTTATCACTGCTTTCCAGGAATACGCTTTACAGGCCATCAAATTTGCCGCACTGGACTACCTGCTGAAACCTATTAAGGTGAGTGAGGTGGAAGATGCCCTGGAAAAGGTAAAGAAAAGCAAAAAAGGCCGTCTCAACGAACTGGCCTCTATTCTGAAAGATTACGTTAAAAACAACGATAACGCCTTCTCCAAGATCGTTATCCCGGTAAATGACGGGTATAATGTGATCGATCTGAAAGATATTATCTACTGTGAAGCATTTGACAGTTATACCAAAATCCAGTTGATCAACAACGTTTCCCACCTGATTTCCAAATCACTGAAGGAATATGAAGAAATGTTGTCCGACAAGGGATTCTATCGCGTACACAAGTCATTTCTGATCAATATTCACCATATCGTTAAGATTATCAAAGGACTGGGAACAGCCGTGGTGATGAGCGATCAGAAAAATATCCCGATCTCTTCCCGTAAAAAAGACGAGTTCTTTACCCAGCTGAAAGGGGTGATCAACCTGTAA